A window from Apium graveolens cultivar Ventura unplaced genomic scaffold, ASM990537v1 ctg4530, whole genome shotgun sequence encodes these proteins:
- the LOC141702030 gene encoding uncharacterized protein LOC141702030, with protein MKALRYVGDKGLFCLTDSLLSIPAASEVCYLRPHNFLHKYATTNLGVSLGKPLPERRPVLPFSSLSSTDIQAEIQDDETECYDIINQIQTVHVRFQLQRACSFGQHFYIVGDDPLLGQWDPSEAVPFNWSDGHVWTTELDIPIEKCIKYKIILKDGSENITWQPGPNRILQTSGTQNTITVCEDWDSAELQKIIEEKLIINQIEEPIIIEEDITSSHKELNIDKNNTVPGRGFVSNPRESPADTSDDDDSKVLVIEGNGSMMKLKESKLSTDETVSTNRLPLLVPGLNPFPKTQPEEKPPKEVERNVLSDASSLEADRFELNMPQLKSEEVLDNDYQVQRQFFKDEDEHSPNSFDLVLVNDVHWGLRTLQKLLAKFRFW; from the exons ATGAAGGCTTTAAGATATGTTGGAGATAAAGGGCTTTTTTGCCTGACGGATTCTCTTCTAAGTATACCTGCTGCTTCTGAAGTATGTTATTTGAGGCCACATAATTTTCTTCATAAATATGCTACTACTAATCTTGGTGTCTCTCTGGGTAAACCTCTCCCTGAGAGAAGACCCGTCCTTCCCTTTTCTTCTTTGTCATCCACAGACATccag GCAGAAATTCAAGATGACGAAACAGAGTGTTACGATATTATAA ATCAGATACAAACTGTTCATGTCAGATTCCAGCTTCAAAGAGCATGCTCATTTGGCCAACACTTTTACATTGTTGGAGATGATCCTCTGCTTGGACAATGGGATCCATCAGAGGCTGTGCCGTTCAACTGGTCAGATGGACATGTGTGGACAACTGAGCTG GATATTCCCatagaaaaatgcatcaaatacaagATAATACTAAAAGACGGTTCTGAAAATATCACATGGCAACCTGGTCCAAATCGGATTCTTCAAACTTCGGGGACACAGAACACTATTACTGTTTGTGAAGATTGGGATAGTGCAGAACTTCAGAAGATCATAGAAGagaaattaattattaatcaaaTTGAAGAGCCTATCATTATTGAAGAAGATATCACCAGCTCACACAAAGAACTTAATATTGATAAGAATAACACTGTACCTGGTAGAGGATTCGTTAGCAATCCTAGGGAAAGCCCTGCTGATACTTCGGATGACGATGATAGCAAAGTGCTAGTCATAGAAGGCAATGGCAGCATGATGAAACTTAAGGAATCAAAACTCAGTACAGATGAGACAGTATCAACAAACAGACTGCCTCTTTTGGTACCAGGCTTGAATCCGTTTCCAAAAACTCAACCTGAAGAGAAGCCACCAAAGGAAGTTGAAAGAAATGTCCTTAGTGATGCCTCCTCCCTTGAAGCGGATAGATTTGAGCTTAATATGCCACAG TTGAAATCTGAGGAAGTCTTAGATAATGACTACCAAGTGCAGCGTCAATTTTTTAAAGATGAAGATGAGCACAGTCCCAATTCATTTGATCTTGTTTTGGTAAATGATGTTCACTGGGGTCTAAGAACTCTGCAGAAGCTCTTGGCCAAATTTCGATTTTGGTAA
- the LOC141702029 gene encoding protein FAR1-RELATED SEQUENCE 5-like: MKKKEAIDCSLHLDSLNSSKEPKTPVYVEDDDFVDRNEEFINLDDDLVDVEDESDGNEVENEVENDSDNVEGEDEDDNVEDANLYENVDGGGGVPYLNQIFQSVDEAGHFFRAYALRNGFAIKIQASHRNKDNEIYGRLYVCRLYGKSVVAESSQNKRRREVLPKSECKVRMYVNYQKKKRHWEVTSLELVHNHGLVSPSKMNLVQRERHVNTATRSLIKTLYGSGVRNCQVMNVIGNIHGGNDKVGFNVQHVRNVLRDERKKRFEISDAQAGLDLLHRLNEESGSKYFIRTEVEEENRLKCLVWIDPRCIMAYQNFGDVMAFDTTYRTNRYAMPFVPFTGVNHHYQSVIFGFALMRDEHASTFEWILRTWLEGVGNNPPLTIITDQDQAMASAIAVVLPNTTHLLCSWHISQKFPEKLAHYYSAFPEFKTDFNNCIYKSLTECVFEARWASFVEKYHLQDHKWLKGLYELKHKWIPAYTRNKFSAFQNSTSRSEGMNSFFDKYVSSATGLKEFIENAQKALARQFMREKEEDYVTINLKRPMKLHTTLEYHASCIYTKEMFRRFQDELVESSKYFVEKDRRASEEGERMRDVYTYYSCYRPMSDPTRRNVYFVAFEKASSLRMCTCRMLEHSGLPCRHLLAVFTKKRVSEIPPYYINRRWTMHANRVNGVLPYNLDVGQSHEMTSTDRFNSMTMLTMSFCQSSIASKERYDYAVGVMNREIPILEKMSVDGIKSYESNSQAPNASAHEETILDPIMSQTKGRKKDVRFKSPIESIGKKEKPPRRCTYCQMEGHDKRKCVSRLEDLKNVQESQYN, from the coding sequence atgaaaaaaaaagaGGCTATTGATTGTAGTTTACATCTTGATAGTTTAAATAGTAGTAAAGAACCTAAAACCCCTGTATATGTTGAAGATGATGATTTTGTAGATAGAAATGAggaatttattaatttagatgaCGATTTGGTTGATGTTGAAGATGAAAGTGATGGAAATGAGGTTGAAAATGAGGTTGAAAATGATAGTGATAATGTCGAGGGTGAGgatgaagatgataatgtagAGGATGCAAATTTGTATGAAAATGTTGATGGGGGGGGGGGAGTTCCATATTTGAATCAAATTTTTCAAAGTGTGGATGAGGCCGGTCATTTTTTTAGGGCTTATGCTTTACGAAATGGATTTGCTATTAAAATTCAAGCTAGCCATCGTAATAAAGACAACGAGATATATGGTCGTTTATATGTTTGTAGGCTTTATGGAAAAAGTGTCGTCGCCGAGAGTAGTCAAAATAAACGGCGTAGAGAGGTTCTTCCTAAAAGCGAGTGCAAGGTGAGGATGTAtgtcaattatcaaaagaaaaaacgTCACTGGGAGGTAACTAGCCTTGAATTGGTACACAACCACGGTCTTGTTTCCCCTAGTAAGATGAATTTGGTACAACGAGAAAGACATGTCAACACCGCGACCCGTAGTTTGATTAAAACGCTTTATGGTTCGGGGGTTCGTAATTGTCAAGTGATGAATGTGATTGGTAACATTCATGGAGGTAATGACAAAGTTGGTTTCAATGTTCAACATGTTAGGAATGTGTTAAGAGACGAGAGGAAGAAAAGGTTTGAGATTAGTGACGCCCAAGCGGGGTTGGACTTGTTGCATAGGTTGAATGAAGAAAGTggttctaaatattttattaggaCCGAAGTCGAAGAAGAGAATCGCTTGAAGTGTCTAGTATGGATTGATCCGAGATGTATAATGGCTTACCAAAATTTTGGCGATGTTATGGCTTTTGATACCACTTATCGGACAAATAGGTATGCAATGCCATTTGTCCCATTTACCGGAGTCAATCATCATTATCAATCGGTAATTTTCGGGTTTGCATTGATGCGGGATGAACACGCGTCGACTTTTGAGTGGATTCTTCGTACTTGGCTTGAAGGTGTGGGGAATAATCCTCCATTGACTATAATCACGGATCAAGATCAAGCCATGGCAAGCGCTATTGCGGTTGTACTCCCGAATACTACCCATTTATTGTGTTCTTGGCACATTAGTCAAAAATTCCCGGAGAAACTAGCTCATTATTATTCGGCTTTTCCGGAATTCAAGACGGACTTTAATAATTGCATTTATAAATCTCTCACCGAATGTGTTTTTGAAGCTAGATGGGCGTCGTTTGTGGAAAAGTATCACTTGCAAGATCATAAATGGTTAAAGGGGTTATATGAGTTGAAGCACAAGTGGATTCCTGCATATACTAGAAACAAATTTTCGGCGTTTCAAAATAGTACATCGAGGAGTGAGGGGATGAATTCTTTCTTTGATAAGTATGTGAGTTCGGCAACGGGTTTGAAGGAATTCATTGAAAATGCCCAAAAAGCATTGGCAAGGCAATTCATGAGGGAGAAGGAAGAAGATTATGTCACCATTAATCTAAAACGTCCCATGAAATTGCATACCACATTAGAGTATCATGCTTCTTGTATCTACACTAAGGAAATGTTTAGAAGATTTCAAGATGAATTGGTTGAGTCTTCAAAATACTTTGTTGAAAAAGACCGACGAGCTAGTGAAGAAGGGGAGAGAATGAGGGATGTTTATACGTACTATAGTTGTTATAGGCCCATGTCCGATCCTACGAGAAGAAATGTTTATTTTGTGGCATTCGAGAAAGCAAGCTCTTTGAGAATGTGTACGTGTAGAATGCTTGAACATTCGGGGCTACCTTGTAGACACCTATTGGCGGTCTTCACTAAGAAACGGGTTTCGGAAATTCCCCCGTATTACATAAACCGGAGGTGGACAATGCATGCCAATAGAGTTAATGGTGTGTTGCCTTACAATTTGGATGTTGGACAAAGTCATGAGATGACCTCAACCGATCGATTTAATAGCATGACAATGTTAACCATGAGTTTTTGTCAAAGTAGTATTGCATCCAAGGAACGGTATGATTATGCCGTTGGAGTGATGAATCGAGAAATACCAATTCTCGAAAAAATGAGCGTTGATGGAATTAAATCTTACGAAAGCAATTCGCAAGCTCCAAATGCAAGTGCTCATGAAGAAACAATTCTTGACCCTATTATGTCCCAAACTAAAGGGAGGAAGAAGGACGTTCGTTTCAAAAGTCCAATAGAATCGATTGGTAAAAAGGAGAAGCCGCCAAGAAGGTGCACTTATTGTCAAATGGAAGGCCATGATAAAAGGAAGTGTGTTAGTAGACTAGAAGATCTTAAAAATGTTCAAGAATCGCAATATAATTAG